From Skermanella sp. TT6, a single genomic window includes:
- a CDS encoding endonuclease III domain-containing protein — MTGNLDDPNAKVLEIHHRLCVAYDCPVAYFHSLDPLSELVSSLLSHRTRNADSGRAFKALRAAYPDWAAVRDAPTDEIQQVISGVTWPEQKAPRIQQILRGIAERRRGELSLDFLADLPVAEARAWLEELSGVGPKTSAAVLSFSTLRRPALPVDSHHHRVAVRTGMIPATLAVGPAHAVLSAQLPEEWTAQQIYDNHEVMMLHGQRCCYFRNPACGRCVLLDLCPTGQRRQAPRADAEAQRPTA; from the coding sequence ATGACCGGAAATCTGGACGATCCGAACGCCAAGGTGCTGGAGATCCACCACAGGCTCTGCGTCGCCTACGACTGTCCGGTGGCCTATTTCCACAGCCTGGACCCGCTCAGCGAGCTGGTTTCGTCCCTGTTGTCCCACCGGACCCGCAATGCCGATTCGGGCCGGGCCTTCAAGGCGTTGCGGGCGGCCTATCCGGACTGGGCGGCGGTGCGCGATGCGCCGACGGACGAGATCCAGCAGGTGATCTCCGGGGTGACCTGGCCGGAACAGAAGGCTCCGCGCATCCAGCAGATCCTGCGCGGCATCGCCGAGCGGCGACGGGGCGAGCTGTCGCTCGACTTCCTGGCGGACCTGCCGGTCGCCGAGGCGAGGGCCTGGCTGGAGGAGCTGTCCGGCGTCGGCCCCAAGACCAGCGCCGCCGTGCTGAGCTTCAGCACGCTGCGGCGGCCGGCCCTGCCGGTGGACAGCCATCATCACCGGGTCGCCGTCCGCACCGGCATGATACCGGCCACCCTGGCCGTCGGTCCCGCCCATGCCGTCCTGTCGGCCCAACTGCCGGAGGAATGGACCGCGCAGCAGATCTACGACAACCACGAAGTCATGATGCTGCACGGCCAGCGATGCTGCTACTTCCGCAATCCGGCCTGCGGCCGCTGCGTCCTGCTCGATCTCTGCCCGACCGGGCAGCGGAGGCAGGCGCCGCGCGCGGACGCGGAGGCGCAGCGGCCGACCGCGTGA